The stretch of DNA CGTAGAACACGCTCACGAAACACTTTTCTTTCCACGGCCTGTGAGTGAAACGAAATGAGTCACGATACAGCATAAGCTCTACAGGGATCCAGTTTGCTCATCTGGAGCAAAGCGGGGAGATCAAATCATGGCCGACAAGCGGGCAGGGGAtgtctttctggttttccagAAGTTTGCAAGAATGTCGATCCCGGGTCCCGGAAGCGTCGCGGAAATCCAGGGCTGGCGTCTTTCCGAGCAAGCCACGAGTTGGAAGAAAGCAAGTCAGGCAGTCCCCGGTGGCTTCCCGCTCTGAAGGTGCGGGGTTTTGGGGAACAGCCGGCTCTTCCTAACTGGGAGCGAGCTGTGCGTCTGCCCTGTCAAGTGTCCTCCTGTTTGGGAGACAAGAACAGATGACGGGAAGGCAAAGGATGGACGTGAGCAAGTGTCACGCTTGCAAAGCGATTGCCGGAGGGTCCCTGAGCCGGGAGACTGGAGCTTTATCTCACTTAAATCCCCCTGCGTTTTCCCAGATGAAAAAGGTATCCTTTTCTGTGGAGGgcttgcttttccttttaaattgtgCCTTCTGTGCCCACGGCATTCTGTCACCATCGTACTAAAAAGAGAGAAGCGACGGCTGTCTCCCGGCCTCTTCTTTTATAAGGGAATTTTACaacatccttttaaaatatgatctGGGAATTGGGTCACCGGTCTTTGAGATCCTTCCCAGGAAAGTGAGTTGTTTTTATGTTGGTGTCTTGGTGCACAATCCTCTTCTGGAAATTCTTTCACAGATGATGTAACAGATAAGAAATGTGTCCCAAGCCTGTGCACGCCATTTTCAAACGTGATTTCTCAGACTCGTGAACCCTTTGGTTCTGCAGCCCCTGATCGCGGATCCTGCTCCAACTGGATCGTACCCAGGAGCCCACCCACTGGACGCGGAACTTTTTCTTCGTACGTGTTCTTTCTGCCTCAAGGTCCCCTTTTCGGTCTTTACACATGCCACCCGGCAAAGCAAGCTCCTCGCCACCCTTCAGTGTGTGACTCggctgtcccctccctctgaATCGGTGCTGGACCAAAGGTGAGATGGTAGAACTGAGAACCTTGAACGTCAAGACCCACCTTTCCATCACGCCGCACCACACGAGAGCAAGAGAGCGACACAGAGACCGGACCGTGGGTTTCTCAGGACGTCAGCTGAAGTTGTGCGCCCTGCGTGCAGGGCGCCGTTCTGAGCGCTTTGTGCAGATGAGCTGATTTAGCATGGGGTGACCAGAGAGCCGGTTTCTCGGCACAATCTTCTCTGAGGCTCAAGGTTCCAGGGCGACGATGCGGCGTGCCATCTTTCACTCCCACGATTCTCCTGGTGCACAAGAGAAACCCAGATCCCCGTGGCTGACATCTCTTACGCTCCCAGTTGGTCCTAAAACAAAGGCCCAGACTGGCCACCTCGGGGACAGATCCAACCTacttgggaggaggaggggggagggggctacagcatgattttctttttaaataaagaatttggGGCAGccataaaaatcatgaaaatttcaCATGAAAAACAACTCACCCGCGTTTCTGATTTCtcttgaaaacacaaaaaaatcggTAGCCGTGATGACACCTGGCATTTTCCATAGCGTGGGAACAGAAGCAGGTAGCAACTTCCTCTGTATTTTTATGTCATCAGTATTAGCTTTTCGCTGAAGTAGGGTCGACACACCACATCCTTTTAGTTTCACGGGTAACGTCAGTGACGCCATATTTCGATTCGTTGTGAAACGATCCCCAGCAGGAAGtccagctgccatctgtcaccaaacagaGTTATCACAACACTATTGACTAGGACTGGCCGTCCTGCACATTACGTGCCCGTGACTTGCttgttttgtaactggaagtttgtacctctgaGCCCCCTTCACCTACTTCGCCAACCCCAACCCCTCCCCGCTCTGTTAAACCAACTTTGTTTACAGGATCTGTGAGTccgtttctgttttattttgtttgttcatttttttttgtttgcagcTGAAATGAGAACTATGCTCCAGAGCTCAGCGGAGGCCCCATCTGGGCCACATTAATCATTATGTCACCTTCCTGGCTCTGAAAGGCATTTGAGCTTATGACGCTTGCTTATATGTCActtcttccttaaattttcttattgagtctttggggcattttttttttttttggctcttgttttcttttctttcaggttttaaACCCACTTATTTACTGAGCTTCCTGTTTATTTGTAACCCTTCGcattgtatttcttcctttctctcttttttaaatagctCTGTTTATGCTGCAACTGCTCCGTGGGACATCCACGGCAGACATTACTAATCGATCCtgactccctcccccctccccccaccaataAGCTGGAAGATGCTTCCATTGCCCGTTGTTCTACCACACAGCAGCAGGCAGCCACTCCTAATCGATCAGGGACACAGCCCGCAATGAAACCCATTCGTTTTTCTGAATTTGTGTCCATTGAAACTCCCTGAAGGCTGAGGTgtaggttttattcttttatacttatcCCCTATCCCTGAAGGCAGATCTAACCTGAGACTTTCCAAATGCAGCGGGAGAATTGAGCTCTCCAGGGCCGTCCGTCTCTGAGCCCATCCCTCTGCCCACGGGGGTCTGTTGGGCTTTAGAAAAAGGGGCCAAGCTCCCcgaagggaggagaagagaaggaagaaaacagctcCAGGAAGGAATGCCCGGTCtccttgtttttctctccctcttgcaaAAAGGAGCAGGAGTAAAACAATGCAAGCCAGCCAAAAGCTCACTAATGCACTTGACCCTCCAACAGAAAATTAATTCCGACCTCACACCTACCGGCTGTGTTGCCCAGCTTTGTCAAAATGTTGGCATCATCAGACCGGAGGTGATATGGCTTGAGGGCGCCCGGCTTCTGCCACTTTCCCAGGCTGGGCTGAGTTAGCGGGAGCTGGCAGGAAGCACGCGGAGGCGCCGGCCCTGTCAGCTTTTCACTGTGGATTAGGCTCCCCTTCTGTGGGCTCTGGAAATTGTTATCACTGTCGAGCCGATCCCGTGATTCTTACCAGGCTCCCTGACTGCACAGGCTTGCAGAGGCGCAGCCTTCCCCGGGGTCTTAGGCTGGAGGGTCCGcagaccctgtgtgtgtgtgcgtgtgtgcgtgtgtgtgtgtgcgcacgtgtgtgtgtccatgtgtgtgcgAGCACAGCCACGTAGCAGCGTACGTGTGAGAACGCGGGCATCTGATTGTGTTTGTGAGAGTGCGGACATGTGGCAGGGTATGCGTGAAAATTCAGGGCTTCGGGACTAGCCAGTGTGTGCGGATGCGCACGGGTGTGCAAATGGATATATATGTGCACGGACACCGGGCATGCTTGTGTGGGTGTGAATGTGGGTGCACGAGCGTAGGTGTGCACAGACATACCCAGGTGGGCGCCTGCAAGGGCGTACTGTGTACCTGTGTCTGTGAGTGTCCATGAGGGCGGATGCGAGTGCCATCTTGTGTGTTTGTGGGTCTGTGTGCTTTGccacgtgcacacatgtgcacgcatgtTTAGAGTGTAGGTGCTCATGTGTATGAATGTGAACAACGCACAGGGGTGGTGTGTGCAAGTCTAGGTGCTTAACAGTGAACatttgtgcatgtgtgagggTTATGTATGTCTCTTTGGGCACGCGTCCACATCCGTGTGTATGTGGGGTTGTTTCTAGTGCTATCTGAGTGCGGAAAACATCTCAAGGCATGCTTGGGCACCAGCAAATCATAGACACCAAGCTCCTTTCCCCCCTTTGTAATGATGTTGAGATCTGTTTAAGGTAATTAAAGTGGCAAATCCCGGAAGGTTCTGGATTTCTGGACTCTTATTATTTcgattttaaatcattattttgacGTTAACGAGGTTGCAAAGAACATCATCTTCACACTGTTTGGGGGCTAATCTGGCCTCACTTTACATGTAAGCCGTGACACATCGTGgatgtgattgtgtgtgtgtgtgtgtccacatccATATCTGCGTGTTTATTCATATGAACGGTAATTGCCTGCGCAGGTAGTTCTCTGTGCACGTTCTTGGTCCAGTTtggtttaatttgaaaatatggggagagagggggagacaagtAAAACCCTGTCCCTGACATTAAGAGGTTTCCTTTCATTGGCTGACTCTAAACATCTGGCAGCACACCATCGTGGCTCTGCGCAGAGTTGGATTCTGAGACCGTGTCCGCACTCAGCAAGAAGCAGCcatgattgattagtgatgtctggcACAGACATGGGACATGGAGCTGGTAACAAGTGTGTCATTTGTTTGCCAGAATCAGAGTATCACACCCAAGATGGTTCTTTGTGATCCTGgattcaattttctcattttatagccAAGAAAACcatgacagaaaaggaaaggaattgtTTATGCAGGGCTGAGTCTGGAGTGAAGGAAGTGAGGAGCCTAGGGCACGCAATTTAAGGAGGCACTCACGCTCAGGTCCgtgcaagccccccccccactcacgtgACCCTGAGCGTGAGGGGGTCCCTAAATTGTGTGCCCTAGGTGCCACCTTGGTCTCCCCTTAATCCTGGCCCTGGCtcaaagtcactttttaaaaaaatcaccatacACTCCGTTAGGCAGCATCACTGCTTTTGTATAGGAAGTTCTGTGACTGCGTTTGTTAACATTCTTctgttttaaattaatagaaatcAACTGAAGCTTAAGAAAAATGGGGATGGGGTGTGTCATAGAACCCAAGAACAGGGGTGCAGACAGGGTGAAGAAAGCCAAGACCCTGGAGAGAATTTTGTTTCTCACGGTTGCTTCAGTGACTCTTTCTGGGCTGAATGACTTTCCCTGATCCACCAGTTATCAATTCTGTGCACTTGGGAAATGTCCTTGCTTTTCTCATCGATACAAGAAGAATAATGTTCCTCACTTCCTTACCTCCTTATCTCATAGGGGTGTGAGAAGTAAGGTATGTAAACCACCCACGTGGCTGACAGACAATACCACTCAATACATCCTGGCTGTCAttttaccaccatcaccaccatcagcaCCACCACCTCCATTACAATCATCATGATTATCAGCACCACCatcgccatcaccatcatcaccaccatcaccatcaccaacgtcagcaccaccatcaccatcaccaacatcaccacgaccaccatcaccaacatcagcaccaccatcaccatcaccatcaccaacatcaccaccatcaccattaccaacatcaccatcaccaccatcactatcaccaatatcaccatcaccaacatcagcACCACCATCAccgcaccaccaccaccaccaccaccatcaccatcaccaccaccaccaccatcaccaccaccaccaccatcgccatcaccatcaccaccaccaccatcaccatcaccaacatcagcaccaccatcaccaccatcatcatcaccaccgtcgccaccatcaccaacatcaccacgatcaccatcaccaacattaccaccatcaccatcaccaccatcaccaacgTCACCAGCATCACCACGATCACCATCACCAACATTACCACCAtcgccatcaccatcaccaccatcaccatcaccaacatcagcaccaccatcactatcaccaacatcaccaccatcaccattacCAACATCagcaccatcatcaccatcaccaccatcaccatcaccaatatcaccatcaccaacatcagcaccaccatcaccaccaccaccaccatcaccatcaccaccacaaccaccaccaccatcaccatcaccaacatcagtACCACgatcaccatcaccaacatcaccaccattgccatcaccaacatcaccaccaccaccaccatcaccatcaccaacatcagcaccaccatcaccaccatcaccactgtcaccaccatcaccaacatcaccatcaccaccgtcaccaacattaccaccatcaccatcaccaccatcaccaacatcaccaacatcaccaccatcGCCATCACCAACATTACCACCAtcgccatcaccaccaccaccaccaccaccaccatattCACCATCACTGTCATCATCACTATGGCCACCATCACCActgccatcaccatcatcattgtcatcatcctCCACTTTCCTTACAAAAGCACGTTGGTCCATATTGGACTAATTTTTACCCAATTAATTATGGTCATGTTAGATGTGAACCTTCTTAGATCCAATTCCTGTTGATTGGGGCAACTGGTAGTTAAGGACGTGAGCAAGGCAGACACGTCCAAAGTTGTCTAAATTTGGGAATAttcttggtttggttttgttgaaCAGTGCTGAGGTTAGTGGGGAGTTATTTTCTGCCTCGTTTTAATGTTATCCAGTCCAGACCTGTTGAAGGGCCTAATAATGGTTCAATCTGCTCTATCACCATGCCTACCTCGCCCTAGATTTTGAGGTTTGAGCCCACTAACTAAGGGCTGCAATGAGTCCACAATTTGTTCTGATCTAGGAGATGCCACTGAGCCATGGGATTTAGGGTAGGTAGGGATGGCATTTAGGTGCTGGGATGGCAAGAGTGAAGGGATAGCAGGATTAGGGAAGGTCTGAAGTTCTGAATGTTGCTGAATCATgatggaggtgggagagaggaagaacccCAAACCCCAAGTAGAATGAAGAGCTgggaagaaagatggaaacaatGTGGCAGGGAGTCTGCAGTGAAGTGGCATTGTCTAATGATGGTGgtgagggatggggaggagaaggaggaggaggaagaggaggaggaagaggcagccgaggaggaggaggaggaggataaaaagaagaaggcaggaaggaggaggaagaaaaggaagaaatagataaaggagCAGTAGTAGCTAATGGAAAAATAGAtattgttgttaatgtgatgatGACCATAATTACAATGATGATGAAGATAAAGATGTTCCCGAGGGATACCCGGCTTCAGGGAAGCCAAATTCTAGTTGTGATAGACTTAGGGACatggcctccctctccctcagttTGCTCTAACCTGTAACGCACACCTCCTTCCCCCggacaagaaggaaagaaagggcacTGGGACCCCTCAAGAACAATTCCAGAGTTCCGGTTCAAAGGAGGGTGCTTGGGCTCAGAAAGCTCTGCCCTGAGGTGGAAAAGGGGGGTTAAGAGCAGTTGGTAAATAATTTACCTGGATGGCGGGGTGGAGGAAATTGCTGATCCCGTATCACCAAGCCCAGGAGGAGGGGATGGGGCCCCTGTGACACAGGCACGTCCAGGAGTGGAAAACAGCGCGGGAGCTTTGCTTCCAATGCCGATATGGGTCCATCTCACGTCTTCCTTTATCCACCAAAGCCATGGACATGATAACTAAGCTAACTCCCCTGTGTTTATTGGGGGATTACCAtttgccaggtgctgtgctcGGTTTTTGCATATCTTTTAATCCTCGCACAAACTCTATGAGGAAGTtgtttttattgagttgtttttATTGAGGTTATGACATCGCTGTGTTCAAACATTGCTAACGTAGGAAACTGGCAATTTCACAGGATCCAATTTATTGTGGTTTTTGTTCTTAGTGAAGTAACGTCCCCAAAGTTACCTAGGTCCAGTGTCAGGAGGAACTCCCTATCAAGATTAGAACCTCATgtgatctaggggcgcctgggtggctcagtcgcctgggcgtccaacttcggctcaggtcatgatctcgcggtttgtgggttcagtcccgcgtcgggctctgtgctgaccgctcagagcccagagcctgcttcggattctgtgtctccctctctctctgcccctcccctgctcacgctccatctctccctctttctcaaaaataaacataaaaaaaatgaaaaaaagaaagaagctcaTGTGATCTGGATGCCTTGATTCATAGGCTCTttccacccttcccttccctcgTCCTcggtttcctcacttgtaaactGAGGAGATACCAAAGGAGCTGCCATTCATGGAGCATTTACGGCGCTAAGCCCTGTGCCCCGATCCACTGACCTCCTGttcccagcccctctctccaAGCATCGTCCTTGCAGGGTGTAAGGAAAGCTAAGGGAGCTGACGCACCCAGAGGCCTGAGTTCAGTGTCACACTTGGGAGAAGCCCAGCTAATGTTGCCTTTACGATTTCAACCCCTCTCTTAGGAGCCCCCACACTGGAACAGGAGGGCAGAGTACATCCTGTTACCGGGAGTTAAGCCATCTTCCTCCTGGCCCATTGCGAACACGTGCAAGTCAAGACGAGGTCTCTCCCATGGCTCATTCCCAAGAAATCAAAGGCAGGAGAGGAACCCGGGTCTTCCGGATGTCTTCTTGACGATGGTCAACATCTCTTGCAAGTACAGATGACGCCTCACGGTGAGTTAAGGCGACGTGACGCCAGATCCTCTTGCTAACACGCGAGGCAGGCAATGAAAAGAGGGGCCAGAAGGAAGCAAACGCTCGTCCCGCGCATTGGTGTCTCTTCGATGACTTCATTCTACTGTTGGTTCTTTGACCTGATCATTCGTTCGCCAACCGTTCACGGAGCGGATACTCTCTGCCAGGCCCTGCTCTGGCTGCTTCCAGTGGCCCCAGTCCCTCCTTTTGCACACGCGTGTGTGTGGCACTTTGAAGGCTGACACAATCGCCCTAAAGAGCCCCTCCTCTGCCAGCAGCTGGCCCAGCGCCGAGCACGCAGTAGGCGCTCAAACATCGGTGGGTACGTAGGCGATGAATCACCGGAATCCACTCCCGAAGCCGGGACGACACCGCGTATGCCGTACGTGAGCTaacgtgacaataaattatttttaaaaattagattcaaTTGTATCGTATTCGGAAAATATCCGTCAGGTGGAAGGGAATTGGAATATCGAAGTTCCCGTTTATTCTCAAGTCTGGCTGGGctttggggagaggagaggtaGGGCCTGTTTTTATTTGCTGTCGCTTTGGTTTGATTTTTCACTGTATCGGCTTCCCTAGAAGGGAAGGGGCCCCTCAGGTGAGCGGCGAGGAACCCCAGATCAGGCCTGGCTTATATTCTCATAACTTTCTCATATTACTGGCTCTGGATAACCACTGCAATAGGCCACCTCATTGTGTAAAAGTCCCCCAAGAATCCTGGCGGACCCTCTGACCATCCTAACTTCCCCCACATGAACCCCCCAAACATAACAGCCAAGAATTCCCTAAGGCGAGTGACCCCAAGCACACAAAAGGTGCgcagaaggcaaaaaaaaaaaaaaataataataatagttctcCTTCATTCTGCCTACGGGCCCGCGATGCAGCACCATAAAGCATGTGATTTAGGATATTAAATGCCGTTGGTGATGAGAACGTCATGTAAGATTTGCTTTGCGACTTCTTTCTTCTCAAACtgtcattaaaaatgatttataggTGAGCCCAAGTCTAAGGAACACCGTGATTAGAATTGAGGGTCTGGGAGATCAGGTTTCCAGGACAGCTTTGCTTGGCTGTCCAGGAGTCTTAGAGACAGAAAAGGCTGTACCAGACGGTAGCTACGAGTTTCAAAGGCAAGCGCCCACGGAAGGAACACGCGCTCCTCGCCGAGGTGAAAACAATGCAACTTTGTCGGACGTTGTCAACTGCTGGTTTCAAAAGGTGGATTCCAGGAGGCCAGGCTGGACGACGCTCCTTCTGCGGAAGTCTCCGGAAGTGAGATTTCATCCAACACAGGCCAGGCTTGAAATTACGTGGTGccgtatggggcgcctgggtggctcagccggttaagcgtccgacttcggctcaggtcatgatctccgggttcatgagttccggccccgcgtcgggttctgtgctgagagctcggagcctggagcctgcttccgattctgtgcctccctctctctctctgcccctcccctgctcgtgctctgtctctgtctctctctcgacaaactaaacattaaaaaaaaaataaacaagaaagaaattaggTGATGTTGTCAGATTTTGGTTCGATAAGGACATCCAAGTGTCTTCTGTATTTTAGCTTTGTTCCGTGTCTGACATTTGTCACCGCAACCCTAGGAATCAGCTGCTGTTGGTATCATTCCTGTCTTATGGGCAGAAAAGTGAAGGATCTCGCCTGCAGTCACACAGCTGTGGGTGTTCGAACCCAGGCTGTCTGCACCCAGAGCCACAGGCTTACCTCAGGATTCTACACGGGGTCATCGCTTCTGATTCAAAGTGACCCTAAACACCCCTTTGCTTCccctggccctcctctctctcccctcgaAGTTGCCATTAATTAAGCACCCACCACACACAGCTAGGATGTGGCTAAGCAGGGAATGGCATCAAGGTGGCCTGATTCCCAAGCCAACCTGCTTGTAGGGAAGCCGTTTACGCAAAATGACATCCAAGCATCTTTTTGGCATCTGTGGGTAAGCATGAACCCCGTGGCTCAGAATTTCGACGTTAGGGTGGGTTGGGGTTCGGCGGGCGCTCTGGGGTATGAGTACTTTGGGGTCCGGACAGTCTCCACCTGTTGGACCAAGGAAGGGGAGCCGCCCTATCCACCGAAGAGGATGCATCCCCCGTCATGCTAGTTATTTGTTGCTGTCGCCGCGGTGTGGTTGCTAGGGTCTGGTTGTAGCAGTTGGCCTCGAGGGGGGCTCAAGTTGGGCTCGGGACTCACATCATcacctttttaaattctttcaccGACTCTGGATAAGAAACAGcgttattcccattttgcagatgggaaaactgagacccaggctAAAGAGGCCTGGCTGTCGTGGCTCAGAAGCCCCCGCTGCATCCCAGGGCTGCaccggggaggagcagacaaCCCAGTCCCGCAGTCTGGTAGAGAATGCGTTATTCTCTGTTTGCACATGACCTCTTGTCTGCTGGGGAGATGGGGCGAGGCTCCCGGGACAGAGAGGCAGCTGATTGAGGCTAGCAGGAAGGAGGGGCTTTGAGCCTCTTCCCACCTCCATGCACCCTCTGGGCTAAGGGCCTGCTGGTGGACCCCCAAAGCCTACTGTATCTTTCCACACTGACAACTCTGGGGTCTGGGTCCTGTGATAGAAGACCCCTCCAAACCTAGGGATTAGTGGTCGGGAGAGAAGACACACCCCCAGGAGGCCAAGTTGAGTTCTTCGCCATGAAGCATTGTTTCCCCACAAGGGGACACTGCAGGGAGGTCAACTTCTGATCAGGTAAGACTCAAGTGCACGCCTTCAGAGTACATTATAATGCTGGGGAGGTAAAAAGTCACGATTCAGTACGTGGTTTTGTACTCAGATAAACGTGGATCCGGACGGATCCGGACTCTGCCCCTCACCGCCTGGCAACGGACTTAGCCTGCccaaccctcagtttcctcatctgtcaaatgcaCATAATAATGAGGACGTTGTAGGCTTGTGGGGGAGGATCGCATGTGACGATGCCCACTAGAACCCCTAGGCTGGTTCCTCACCTTTGTTGGTTTCCCCCTGGAAGCTAACTCTTAGCTCAGCCATGCTTCCCTATCTTCGGCCGTGAAAAACGACGGTCGCGTGCGTGACACCCTCATAATGTACATACCAGACCTTCCATTAATAACAGCTAACACCTTTGCCTACGGCCCTCGGTCTTTCAGATGTTGTGCTGTGTTACATAGTCAACTTACACAATGGTGTTAGGAGGTAGGATTAGTTTAGGCATGGCGTCTACCATTGGATCACGATCCGTCCTACTCAGGAAAATGCAGTGGGTTGTAAGTGAGGGACGCTGGGGTTAGCGTCTGATTAAtttaaggaaggaagagaggaaggaaaaagggagggagggagggaaggaagaaggcagggagatGGGAAACTCTTGGTAATTTACTGGAGGTTGCAAAATCCTTGCCAAACATTTGCAACCAGCTGGTCTAAACCAGGGTTTCAAAACGCAGCCCTTGGGAACCGTCGCCCTAGTTTGCCCTGGACGACCTCTACCAACAAAAGTCTGAAAAGGGTTAATCTGTACTCATCACAGCACTCACCCCATGcttctttgttctctgtaatCGGGCCTGCCTCTCCCATACATCGTAAGCATCACAGGGCAGAAACCAGGTCTGCCTCCCTGCTTGCTACACCTCTAGGAAGCGTCCACTGGCGGCTGCTGAATGAGCCCAATAGAAATgatgaaggaaggaaatgtttgaaatacggaaggagagaaagaagggaaaagtgaTTCATCTGGATTGCACATCACAGAACCTGGCCACAGACTT from Felis catus isolate Fca126 chromosome D3, F.catus_Fca126_mat1.0, whole genome shotgun sequence encodes:
- the LOC123381365 gene encoding LOW QUALITY PROTEIN: vegetative cell wall protein gp1-like (The sequence of the model RefSeq protein was modified relative to this genomic sequence to represent the inferred CDS: inserted 1 base in 1 codon), whose product is MWQAPPSPSPSSPPSPSPTSAPPSPSPTSPRPPSPTSAPPSPSPSPTSPPSPLPTSPSPPSLSPISPSPTSAPPSPXPPPPPPPSPSPPPPPSPPPPPSPSPSPPPPSPSPTSAPPSPPSSSPPSPPSPTSPRSPSPTLPPSPSPPSPTSPASPRSPSPTLPPSPSPSPPSPSPTSAPPSLSPTSPPSPLPTSAPSSPSPPSPSPISPSPTSAPPSPPPPPSPSPPQPPPPSPSPTSVPRSPSPTSPPLPSPTSPPPPPSPSPTSAPPSPPSPLSPPSPTSPSPPSPTLPPSPSPPSPTSPTSPPSPSPTLPPSPSPPPPPPPPYSPSLKDFAGVIKVKVLEKERFSWIIQEAKPFLDQNPKRTKLPADIPQHSGPHQQTTAPLRAGFSATVMAVWISRGLKEAVLRPSLFPDTCQTSGGLQLKGQTPPSPFKVPKKNNQDGEDSRKSRGTCLLRDERP